The Cygnus atratus isolate AKBS03 ecotype Queensland, Australia chromosome 21, CAtr_DNAZoo_HiC_assembly, whole genome shotgun sequence sequence TCAGCCTCTTGAAAGGACCAGGGAAATTCAGCCGCCGGCAGAGGACGAAGCAGCTGGTTCCCTTGGGCATTTGCCCATCACCACACTTCGCACTTCTTAGGGGGGTTCATGGGGGAGCCCAGCGGGCAGCCGAAATGCTCCGCGAACTCCCAGGAGTTGGAGACGGTGCCGATGACACGGAAGCGTGAGGGACTGTGAGGGTCAGTGATGAGCCCTTCGTGCGAGCTCTCCGGCGTGCGAACCGAGCACCACACCTGCAGGCGGGGGGCGAGAGGCACAGGCACTGATGTCTGCAACTGCAGGACCCCGCTCGGTGCCAAAGCAGACCTCCCTGCTGGCGGGACAGGGGCCAacacagctccagctccagctttgtcttgctttttaaCCAGCACCACCCTGACTTGGTTCTCCACCCACCACACAGCATCTCCGGAGACCTCAGCTTTGCTGTCGTGCTCCCCCAACAGCGTCTGGAAGCGCGCTTCCACAGatggaaggaacctcaaaaaCCTGCATCATCCTCACTGCCTGTGACTGAGAGACCTACCTGTGCGAAGCCAACGAAGAAGAGCTGATGGTTGGTGAGGCCGAGGGTCGGGAGGGTTTCCTCATCCCCGTTCTTTTTCAGCCAGTTCTGATACGCCTGGAAGGCAAGGAGCACGGTGGGTTCAGGGGatggcacagccccagccaccccaCGCCCCCCACCgcctggccccagcccctcagccctACCCGGTAGGCAGCTTTGAGGCCCCCGTTGTCGGCGATATTCTCCCCGAGGGTGTGCTTGCCGTTGACAGCCTCGCCGTTGATGGTGTAGTTGCTGTACTGCTCCACCATGCACGCTGTCTGCCGCTTGAAGGCCTCCACCGAGGAGTTCTTCCACCAGGGACGCAGGTTGCCATCCTTGTCGTACTCCCGGCCTGCCAAAAACGCGTCGTGTCCTTTGCCTTTCCAACAGcccccctgccaccagctcGCCCACCCAGCCTGCCCATACCTTGGTCATCGAAGGCATGTGTCAGCTCATGGCCCACCACCACGCCAATACCACCGAAATTCAGCGACCTGTGGGAGGACGATGCTGAGATATAGAGAgcggctgctgctcccctcagCCGTGAAATCCAGCAACAAGTTTGGGGACAGGAGGAAATTTGGGAATCCTGCCCTCCTTGTTTTCCCTAGGCTCTCACTTGGGAGATGCGCGGGTGTAAAAAGGGGCCTGGAGGATCCCGGCGGGGAAGACAATCTCGTTCTTGGTGGGAGAGTAGTACGCGTTGACCGTTGGAGGCGTCATGCTCCACCTGTGGGGGCAAGAACATGGCCAACACAAACCCAGCGCTGAGGTTTGCTCCAGCTCCATCCATTTACAATAGCGCAAAGCTGTCGGCCCAAATTAATTCCCCAAAACCAGCATGGTCTAACGGGCACGTTTCcagcaaaaccaaaccccaGCGCTCCACGCAGTGGACAGGGGATATCGCGATATTCCCGATGAGCGCAACAGAGCAGCGGGGCCTGGCTGTGCCAAGTGGGGAAGAGGACTTACTGGTCCCGGTTTGGTGGTTTCCGGAGCTGGTCAGCGGTGACCCTGGCCGAGAAGTTGTAAAACTGCATGACGTTCTCGAAGTAGAGGTCGGACACAGCCTCATACTGTGGAAGAGCAAGGTGTGAGTGGCACACGGTGGTCGCCTGGCCCCGCTCCTCCCGGTGCGTTCACGTCTGAGCCTCCAGAGCCAACAGGAGGCCGAGTTACGGCCGCTctcatttctcctcctctccgACATCTGCGGAGCCTCGGGAGGACAATGAATCACTGTTACGGAACTCCATGTCCGGGCAGGGATCCCAAGGGCCCTGGCCACCCCATGActggctgcagctctctggGAAGTCCCCAGAGAGGGGCCAAGGACAGTAGCGAGACCCTTCCGGAGGAGACATGGGGCTCAAGGCTGCCCTGGGGCCATGGTCATAGGCACGCACGTCCCGCACATCCTGGTGGAGgtgggggaaagagaaaaaggagaccCAGGGGACATCATCTGCCCGACTCACGTCATTAAAGACTTTATCCAGCTCCTTGGGGTCCATGATGAACTTTGGGTAGCCGATCATGTTGTAGATGGCGTCCGCCTGGGGGTGACAAGGACTGAGGTGCTTTTGGTGCCGGGGGTGGGAGGACAGGCtcgcctccctgctgctgctcccagtgcctcacCTTCTCCTTGGCAGATTTCCTCGTCTCTTCGTCCATCCACTGCAGGGTCTCCAGGCTTTCCTCGAAGGCTGTTTTAATCTCTGCGATCATTTCCTCCGCCTAGGGGAAACAAGGCAGTGCCTTTTGGCCTGGAGAGCCGGCTTCCCACCCGAGCGAGTTCAAGGACCGACGCAAAACCCTTCGCAccagaggggaggaagaggctgGGATGCCAAGACGGCACAGGGCAGGGACCAGTGAAAAACCCAGCGAACAGCAGCGCACAGCAAACACAGTAATGTGGACACAGAAACATCGGCTTGCCCCGACAGGTCCACCGCCGCAGCAGCTTTCCCGGCACCAGGGCTCGCGTGCTGCTGATGGGGCAGTGGGGACGTACCACCTGCTTGCTGTCCTCGGCGAAGGTGGCCTTGACGAACATGGCCCCCAGGGCAAAGCCCAGGTTGTTGTCTGTGTCGCTGATGCAGAACTTCCAGCGGGGGAGGCAGGTCTGCACAGGGCGAGAGGTGGCTGTCAGCAGTGGCACGGCACAGCCAGCATCCTCCCCGCTTCCCACCCCATCACCCTGCCTCGGGATCGGGCTTGCACAATGCTCTGCACCAGAGATGTAAGCCCCAAACCTGCCCTACATCTGGTTTTGGATGCAAGGTGATTGCTAAAAACTGCCAGTGCTGCACTGATGTAGGAGTCTGGGTATTTGGAAGCATCGGGGCTCCCCCCTCACCTTCTTCGTCCCGTACATCACTTCCATGAATTTCTCCTCAGCATCCTGGAAGCGCTGGTCAAGGAAGGGGCTGGTTTTCCGCACCAGGTTCCAGATCATGTAGTTGTTGAGGAGGCTGCAGCGAGAGGCAGTGAGTGGGCAGTGGGACGCACCAGCCCACCCCGGGCACCCTCCAGGTGAGCTGGGGGCTCTCACCATTTATCTGTGGCCAGGATGAGGTCGGAGACCTGCTCCAGGTACTCCTTGGCATAGACCACGATGGGCTCCGACTCGTTTAGGTCCACGGGGTGGAAGACCATGGAGAGGAAGGGCATCCAGTCCACAGCCGGTGCTAGCTCCTGCAAAAGCCATGCCATGGTTACAAGCTCAAAAATGGACCCAAGAGCCATCGGGGGTGGCAGCCACCTCCCGAGCCGGTGGCTGTCACATCGGCCCCGGTTTGATGGATTTGGCTGATTTTGAAGAGGCCGCTTCCCATAGCAGCAACATCCTCCAAAGGTCGGAGGGCACTAAACAATTTCCtcccacaaagaaaaagaaagccgGGCGGGTGTCAAAACGCTGAcaacggggcgggggggaggcaCATTATGGCCCCtttggggacacggggaggtGGCCGGGCTGATGTCTGCATCTGGACAGAGGGCAACAGAGCCAGGAGGGCGTCAGCGCCTCGGCAGGACGGCTGCCAGCCCTGGTCTGgaggctgggaggagcaggTCGGGGCGGGATGTCCCTGCCGGGGACCCGGCTGCTGAGAATGGGCCAAGCTATTGCACAAGCACTTCCCAGATGGTTTCGGCCAGCGTTAGGACTTCCCTGGAGGAGCTGCATCACCCCCTCCACCAGCCCCGTTTCCCAACCCCAGGTGCCCAGAAGCCCCGTCCCGCTCCTACCTTCAGGTCTCCAGCCGTCATTTTGTGGTAGATGACCTCCTCGTCCCGGTGCTTCTCCTGCGGGATGGTGATGTTGGCCAGCGCGGTCTCAAAATCCAAGATCTGCTGCATCTGCTGCCGCGTCGACTCCTCGTCGGTGCCGCCCAGGAACATGCCCAGCTGCACCATGTAGTTCAGGTACCCGGCGAGCACCTAGAGGGGGACGGGAGCGTCACCCACCCATGGCACCTCTCTGACAACCCCAACCCTCCGCCACCGTTACCTTCTCGTTCTCCGTCTTGTTCAGGTAGTAATCCCGTGACGGCAGGCCTAGCCCCGACTGATCCACCTGGATGACGTTGCTGTTGGAGTTTTTGGAGTCGGCGCTGACATAGACGGAGAAGAAGGGCGAGGTGCGGTAGTGCGCCGTCACCTTCTGCAGCGTCGCGTTGAAGTTGTCCCCGGCCCAGGGGCCCGTGATGTTCCAGCCGCCCAGCTGGGGAAGAGAGGGCTCGGGTAAGGAATGACTGCGTGCCCTTGTTTAAATATCCCCCCGCTGCCCATCCAGGCAGGAAAAATCTTGCGATGAGGCTAAAAAGCCCAGGAGAGGCAAGACCTGCCCATGAATCTGATAAATCACTGCCTCCCTTGGGAGAGCCAGCCCTGGGGGACGCCCTGCCCCGGAAAGAACAGAGTCTGGGGCTGCCCATAAATGAGCTTTTCCCTCCATTTTGCAGAGGACTCGACTGACCGGGGAAGGGCCGAACCTTTTGGATGAGCTCCATGAGGGGGGCAGCTCGCAGCTCCTCGATCTTGCTCTCGTTCATGCAGGCCTGGTAGTAGCGCTGCGCCTTGCGCTCCGCCTCGCTCGACACATTGGCCGTGGTGTTTTCTGCGGGAGGCGCACAGGGTGGCTCGCGGGGGGCTCACGGAACCCGTAGGGGATGCCAGAGCCCCGAGCCTTCCACCAGAGAAACGCTCAGCCCCGTTTTAGGTAACGGCTCCAAAGAGGCACCAAAGGAtcgccccgccggccccccggccccgtctGGCCTCCTGCCCccatctcccctccctccagcaccagctgctccggttttttttggaggagagagatgaagaaagaaaaacaaaaagcacttttccagcagctctgccgTTCCCAGCATCACCCAGCCCCCTGTGCTGCCCTTGCCCCTGTGCTGGCACTCCCGGCTCGCTCCCCAGGcctgtattatttatttctacaagAAAGAACAATAAACCCATTTTTCTCCTCCGCCTCCAAAACCATCCTTTCTTcaccccccccaaccccggcagcagccctgcttccctggagttttttttctttcctcatgacACAGCTTGCACCTTTGGCTTCCCAGCTGCATGGTTTTATTAACCGGGTCCCTCGGCTATGAGGAATTCAAGGAAATGCTGAGCGCGACCGCCTGGCTGGAGGCCCGGTCCCTTCTCCCGGCGCAGCGAGCGCCAGATTTCTGCGGGAAGAGCTGGGGATGAAGCCACTCCTGTGCCGCCCCCCTCCCGAAAGACAACGCTCTTCCCAAGCCTTCTCTTTCAGATAATCAGCCCCAGTGCCCAGCACAGTGGAAAGTGCTGATAAGGAGCCAGTTGTTTGCTCAGAGCTTGAACAAACCGTTCCTGCCGGCTGCTCGGATAAGCTGCCCCGCTTCAGTGTTTGTGTGCGGAGGCTGAGCCCGGGGGTCCCTCTCTCTGCTGGGGGGCTTCAGCCCCCAAAATGGCCAGACCGAGAGCCAGCTCCACCCAAAAAAAGCTCCACCAGCAGGGAAAGCTCCTTCGCTTGGGGTGATATCAGGGTGCTATGGCCTCCGTGTGCAGTCTGAAGTGCAAACCCTGCATTTCAACACTCCCAAGGACAGGTTCTGCAGAGCCAAGACCCTTCCCCTGCTCGGCTCCCTGCACCAAAGAGCTGCAACACCACGTTCAAAAATCCCAAGGGCATCCAGGAGAGCAAACATCACCGGGACCTGCTTTCCAACATCCTTGCAGTGCGTGCCTCACAGACTGGTTTGATGCCGGCCTTTAAATCCAACCTTACATCCCTGCAGGCGTATTTTTGGCACCCCCAGACCTAGCGGGGCTCCTCGGCACCGCGCATCCCGCTGCTGCTGCGCGCTCACCCAGCAAATGCTTCATGATGGCCTGGTTGTGCTCCCAGAGGTTGTTGAAGGTGCCCCAGCGCGAGTGGCCATCAGGGAGAGGGTTGGCCTTGATCCAGCCTCCGCAGGCGTAGCCGAAAAAATCCTCGCAGGGGTTCACCGCCCGGTCCAGCGAGCTGAGGATGGAGCTGGTGACGGAGATACAGGCCTCCGACAGGCACACGGCGGGTGGCCCTGGGGGTGGGCACGATGGGCTCAGCTCCGCCGCTGCAGCACGACAAGGGAGCATCCTGCCCCTTGCCCGAGCATCCCATGCCATGGTGAGGGATGTGGGCACACATTCTGCTCTGGAGCAAGGGGCATGGGCAAGGATCCCAGCCTGTGCCCAAGCATCCCACCCCAGCGTGATGGATGTGGGAGAGCATCCCATCCCACCAGCATCCTGCCCAGTACCCAGTCATCCTCCCCCAGAGCAAAGGATGCGGCCAAGAATCTCCCCTATGCCCACGCATCCTGCCCAGTGCCCAGACATCCCACCCCGGCGAGAGGGATGCAGACGAGCATCCTACCCAGTGCTGAAGCACCTCACCCCGGGGGAAGGGAGCCAGGCGAGCGCTGTCTTGTGCCTGAGCATCCCATGTGGTGCTCGAGCATCACGCCCTGGGCTGAGGGCTGCAGGCGAGTGTCCCCTCCCATGTCCCAGAACCCTGCCCAGGGGCAAGAGATGCAGGTGAGCATCCCGTCCCATGCCCGAGCATCCCATCCCATGTCTGGGCATCCCATAGGCTCCCCACCCAGTACCCAAGCCTCCCACTTTAGGGCGAGGGATGCAGGCGAGCGTCCCGACCCCCACCTGAGTACCCTGCCCTGTCCAAGGGGCTTGGTCCCTGCGCGGCGCGGGGACTTACGGGCTCTGTACTGGAAGATGAGGCCCAGCAGGCACGCCGCCAGCATGGCCGCCAGCACAGCCACCAGGACCACGAGCTGTTTCTCAGGCCGCGTGCGCTGAGCCCAGCACCCCAGGCTGCTCCTCGGGCCGCAGAAATTCACCTGCGGGAAAAGCAGCGCCGTTTCCCCATCGACGGCACGTGGGGAAAAACCCACCGGCACATCCCCCGTCCTCCCCCTTAACAAATCCATTTGCTTCCTACAGCCCGTGGCATGGATCGGGCCCGCTGAAACGCGCCGTTTTCGGCTGGGAAAAGCCGCAGCTGCCTTCCAGAAACCCGCCAGGAAGGGCGGCACAATGGCAGGAAAGGGAGCGGGGTGAGCGCTTCGGTCGGCCAGCGGGATCACCTGCTAGCCCGTGCCACCCAAATCCCCAGCCCCCCCGCCACCTCGGGtggtccccgtccctgtcccccccctcGAGCTGGGACAGGGTGGGGGACAAGACATCGGGAAATGCCGTAACAGGATGCTCCTGCTCGGCTGAAAAACATCCCCAGGAAGCACAAGCCCACGCGATGGCAAGCGGAGCTCCCTGTGGTGGCACGgccgtgctggggacagcaaaacagcagcagagccctgatTTTGGGGTGGAAAACGCTGTTGTGGGCAGAGATTatggggctgccagcagggtGAGCACCAAGAGCATCACTCCAGCCCCAAATCTTTCCCTGCGAGGGCGGTTTAACCAGCGAGGCCGGACGCTGGCGGCCACGGGCTCTTTTCCTGCCACCCGCAGCCCTTTTTAAGCCTCTTTCCCGCTGCTCACTGCTCGGTGAGGAATTAGCCTAATCCCCTTTGTGCGGGGACAAAGCTCCTGTCCTGTGCTAATTGCTCAGCCCAGCCCAAGTGGAGCCAGGAAGGGGTTCGGCCAGCAGAAAAGCTGAGCGCCCGAGCGCTGCGAACAGCAGTGGGGTCTGGCCCCTCAGGATCCCCCGCAATCACCGCCGCTCGCTCTGGGTTGCGGGGACCGCGGGGATGGCCCCGGTGCCCCGAGGCACAGCCCCAATGGGTGCCAGGGGCGAGAGGAGCAAAGGGCAGCGGCcggcagccagcacagctctgcccacgCCGGACTTTGCCCCAAGGGAAGGCGC is a genomic window containing:
- the ECE1 gene encoding endothelin-converting enzyme 1; the protein is MMSTYKRATLDDEDPLDSIGEGDGYPNGFQVNFCGPRSSLGCWAQRTRPEKQLVVLVAVLAAMLAACLLGLIFQYRARPPAVCLSEACISVTSSILSSLDRAVNPCEDFFGYACGGWIKANPLPDGHSRWGTFNNLWEHNQAIMKHLLENTTANVSSEAERKAQRYYQACMNESKIEELRAAPLMELIQKLGGWNITGPWAGDNFNATLQKVTAHYRTSPFFSVYVSADSKNSNSNVIQVDQSGLGLPSRDYYLNKTENEKVLAGYLNYMVQLGMFLGGTDEESTRQQMQQILDFETALANITIPQEKHRDEEVIYHKMTAGDLKELAPAVDWMPFLSMVFHPVDLNESEPIVVYAKEYLEQVSDLILATDKCLLNNYMIWNLVRKTSPFLDQRFQDAEEKFMEVMYGTKKTCLPRWKFCISDTDNNLGFALGAMFVKATFAEDSKQVAEEMIAEIKTAFEESLETLQWMDEETRKSAKEKADAIYNMIGYPKFIMDPKELDKVFNDYEAVSDLYFENVMQFYNFSARVTADQLRKPPNRDQWSMTPPTVNAYYSPTKNEIVFPAGILQAPFYTRASPKSLNFGGIGVVVGHELTHAFDDQGREYDKDGNLRPWWKNSSVEAFKRQTACMVEQYSNYTINGEAVNGKHTLGENIADNGGLKAAYRAYQNWLKKNGDEETLPTLGLTNHQLFFVGFAQVWCSVRTPESSHEGLITDPHSPSRFRVIGTVSNSWEFAEHFGCPLGSPMNPPKKCEVW